The following proteins come from a genomic window of Daphnia carinata strain CSIRO-1 chromosome 8, CSIRO_AGI_Dcar_HiC_V3, whole genome shotgun sequence:
- the LOC130704026 gene encoding uncharacterized protein LOC130704026, whose amino-acid sequence MGILKKSSDELVVEDLSREMYSIGNNYCKENLPLGAKLQLQAFIHISSFKKTQISYQEKWLSRISVNSAVDAFGFGLPKLSRIIDKLSNKELLFVLHAILETEVDYPGKSQLTEQVLDKIFILDDASSILTKIIMMPDSGRIGLKTATVERILVNHSKALDAYCERLNAQLEKGQIESWMVKACSESPQLYDTICTTLMQKNSTNLPKFVGNICEHVHVLPYPSHELSCVMLCMITPKVVFSPLKELHYSKLLDELFRLWYTRPESIFKMISHFPCIIQCLSESCNNNVNAKRLCINLMSSSLIMQQSTMNK is encoded by the exons ATgggcattttgaaaaaaagctCAGATGAGCTTGTGGTAGAGGATCTGAGTCGTGAGATGTACTCCATTGGAAACAACTactgtaaagaaaatttaccACTCGGAGCAAAACTTCAATTG CAAGCTTTTATACACATCTCAAGCTTTAAGAAAACACAAATATCGTATCAAGAAAAATGGCTGAGCCGAATATCAGTCAACTCTGCTGTTGATGCCTTTGGGTTTGGATTGCCAAAATTAAGCAGAATAATTGATAAGCTTTCGAACAAGGAATTACTATTTGTTCTACATGCTATACTGGAAACAGAAGTTGATTACCCTGGAAAATCCCAACTTACGGAGCAGGTTCTAGACAAAATTTTCATATTAGATGATGCATCCAGTATTCTAACCAAGATCATTATGATGCCAGATTCTG GACGTATTGGTCTAAAAACAGCTACCGTTGAACGTATACTTGTGAACCATTCAAAGGCATTGGACGCGTACTGTGAAAGATTGAACGCACAATTGGAGAAAGGTCAAATTGAATCATGGATGGTCAAAGCATGTTCTGAGAGCCCTCAGCTATACGACACCATCTGTACAACACTGATGCAAAAGAATTCTACCAACCTTCCAAAATTTGTAGGTAACATTTGTGAACATGTACATGTCTTGCCATATCCTAGTCATGAACTGTCTTGTGTAATGCTTTGCATGATTACCCCCAAAGTGGTTTTTTCGCCCTTGAAGGAATTGCATTATTCAAAACTGTTAGACGAGTTGTTTCGTCTCTGGTATACTCGTCCCGAAtcgattttcaaaatgatttctCATTTCCCTTGCATAATTCAGTGTCTGTCAGAAAGTTGTAACAACAATGTCAATGCCAAAAGACTATGCATCAACTTGATGTCATCTAGTCTAATCATGCAGCAGTCAACaatgaacaaataa